One Pocillopora verrucosa isolate sample1 chromosome 10, ASM3666991v2, whole genome shotgun sequence genomic window carries:
- the LOC131771357 gene encoding serine/threonine-protein kinase Nek10-like, which translates to MERNRQLFKRLFPPDLFEKFIDVGHYVRELNAYKCLVDKISTLTEEDISVIKTNIQATNQNKAPSHSIGSYEVLELLGSGAFGSVFKVRKKNAGQSFLAMKEMSVHNPALGKTAKDRGKSVGEIVNETAIMKEQLRHPNVVKYHKAFQEKDKLFVIMELVEGAPLGEHFNSLKEKGTKFSEERIWHIFIQIVLGLRYIHKEKHIVHRDLTPNNIMLGENDKVTITDFGLAKQKNPDASKMTSMVGTILYSCPEVVQSKPYGEKADVWASGCILYQMATLQPPFYSSNMLALAKNIVEAKYKPIPPGEYSDKLSETVTRCLTPNPDERPDIIQVAAIISEIMLVYVDKLRSNEISLQKKLERERKRTQRHYIEANRNMQNYHRLFWASQERYDKLVNLSSSGGAAGFRNVDVPEGSDTVFEAASALAEFNKNGVHKNGETEFANQVDSGIDIGGEAQANGVLGSSIRSPEQNGGTKPESSSSPGSTRRQRTLKPVITDKSSYKGNTEKSSSLNKDKDKPLSGGRVGIEKLSNSRTIVEKPGASSSATNSHVFAVPKPPGPRKGARRQLHVDFAAGSKASPSNGSSTITTTPVGGNSSGIPAPGISEFSSRRTHSSSSVETYRRQSSGQLKARPPTAAATLSISPRKVRQINDPISQILNQLHKIIFITQLPPTLSPNPQRRIVEQFKRALFAPQNSSFVNLKSEVKKVIEGSREVIDLKFGFGDPAFLHHQLDTADKLVSGVNLESGDAQEIGITYEMMQNIIENVLMESGYYDMSPCARNRTVPLGPIGTVPASGVNLGPSKRGGTS; encoded by the exons ATGGAGCGAAATCGTCAACTCTTCAAGAG ATTGTTTCCCCCAGACCTCTTCGAGAAATTTATTGATGTCGGTCATTACGTCAGGGAATTAAATGCCTACAAGTGCCTGGTTGACAAAATTTCCACTTTGACG GAGGAGGATATTTCAGTGATTAAAACCAATATTCAAGCCACCAATCAGAACAAGGCTCCTAGTCATTCCATCGGTTCATACGAAGTACTTGAACTTCTGGGATCTGGTGCATTTGGAAGTGTCTTTAAA gttaGAAAGAAGAATGCTGGTCAGAGCTTTCTCGCCATGAAAGAG atGTCAGTTCATAATCCTGCTCTTGGAAAGACGGCTAAAGACAGAGGAAAGAGTGTTGGTGAAATTGTTAATGAAACAGCTATCATGAAAGAACAG CTAAGACACCCAAATGTTGTCAAGTACCACAAAGCTTTTCAAGAAA AGGACAAACTCTTCGTCATAATGGAATTAGTCGAGGGCGCTCCTCTTGGCGAGCATTTTAAttccttgaaagaaaaagggaCCAAGTTTTCAGAGGAGAGAATATGGCATATCTTTATACAG ATTGTTTTAGGACTTCGTTACATTCACAAAGAAAAACACATCGTCCACAGGGATCTTACGCCAAACAACATCATGCTGGGGGAAAATGATAAAGTCACTATAA CCGATTTCGGTTTAGCCAAGCAGAAGAATCCTGATGCAAGTAAAATGACGTCGATGGTTGGTACAATATTATATTCATG TCCTGAGGTTGTTCAAAGCAAGCCTTACGGTGAAAAGGCGGACGTGTGGGCCTCAGGCTGTATTTTGTATCAAATGGCAACTCTTCAACCTCCATTTTACTCGTCAAACATGTTAGCATTAGCAAAAAAT ATTGTAGAAGCTAAGTACAAGCCCATACCTCCAGGAGAGTACTCGGACAAGCTGTCCGAGACTGTGACCAG GTGTCTAACACCCAATCCTGATGAAAGACCAGATATAATTCAG GTTGCTGCCATTATCAGCGAAATAATGCTGGTGTATGTGGACAAGTTGCGGTCCAATGAGATCAGCCTGCAAAAGAAACTGgaacgagaaagaaaaagaacccAGAG GCATTATATCGAGGCAAATCGTAATATGCAGAACTACCATCGCCTTTTCTGGGCCTCACAAGAACGCTATGACAAGCTGGTGAACCTGTCAAGTAGTGGAGGAGCCGCTGGCTTCAGGAACGTTGACGTCCCTGAAGGTTCTGACACCGTCTTTGAGGCAGCGAGTGCCCTAGCAGAGTTCAACAAGAATGGCGTTCATAAAAACGGCGAAACAGAGTTTGCGAACCAAGTGGATTCTGGAATTGACATTGGAGGAGAAGCTCAAGCCAACGGAGTCCTGGGTTCCAGTATCAGATCACCTGAACAAAATGGTGGTACTAAACCTGAAAGTAGCTCGTCGCCAGGCTCAACGCGGCGGCAAAGGACTCTTAAGCCAGTTATTACTGATAAATCTAGTTACAAAGGGAATACTGAAAAATCATCCTCtttaaacaaagacaaagataaGCCGTTATCGGGCGGTAGGGTAGGAATAGAAAAATTGTCCAACAGTAGGACTATCGTTGAGAAACCAGGCGCCAGTTCTTCCGCCACTAATTCTCATGTTTTTGCGGTACCGAAGCCCCCGGGACCACGGAAAGGCGCGAGGAGACAACTTCATGTTGATTTCGCGGCCGGCAGCAAGGCTTCCCCGTCAAATGGTTCGAGTACTATAACAACAACACCTGTTGGCGGAAATTCATCTGGGATTCCTGCTCCTGGGATAAGTGAATTTTCATCGAGAAGGACACATAGCAG CTCATCTGTGGAAACGTATAGAAGACAGAGTAGTGGACAGTTGAAGGCACGACCTC ctACTGCCGCAGCCACTCTCAGCATTTCTCCTCGCAAAGTGCGTCAAATAAACGATCCCATCTCCCAGATTCTCAACCAACTCCACAAGATCATCTTCATAACGCAG TTACCACCTACATTATCACCAAACCCACAGAGAAGAATAGTCGAGCAGTTCAAGAGAGCTCTGTTTGCTCCTCAAAACAGCTCCTTCGTCAATCTTAAAAGCGAGGTCAAGAAG GTGATTGAAGGGTCTAGAGAAGTTATTGACCTGAAGTTCGGGTTTGGAGATCCAGCATTCCTGCATCACCAGCTAGATACCGCTGACAAGTTAG TGAGTGGAGTTAACCTTGAATCAGGCGACGCCCAAGAAATTGGCATAACATACGAGATGATGCAG AATATAATCGAAAACGTTCTCATGGAGAGTGGCTATTATGACATGTCTCCTTGTGCAAG AAACCGAACGGTTCCTCTGGGTCCTATTGGCACGGTGCCGGCATCTGGTGTCAACTTAGGCCCCTCCAAGAGGGGTGGAACTTCCTAG